From Bacteroidetes bacterium SB0662_bin_6, one genomic window encodes:
- a CDS encoding pantoate--beta-alanine ligase — MKIITSVRKMQAWADQRRREGRCIALVPTMGALHAGHEALVRAALSSADDVVVSIFVNPTQFGPREDLNDYPRSFDKDVEILDRLSSGLTVFAPGIEEMYPEGVQADRISVDVGDMNRYLCGPFRQGHFEGVATIVLKLFHACRPHVAVFGLKDAQQFVILSRLVREMLLDISVVGVPTVRAADGLAFSSRNVYLSPVQRKAAVVVSQAVFGAEEAIGKGEQHRAALVEIMRSILRRETDAQVQYADVVDADTLQPIDEISPGQHVLAAVAVCFGSTRLIDSVFTQAPAGQRVEKYDEGS; from the coding sequence ATGAAAATAATCACTTCCGTTCGGAAGATGCAGGCATGGGCCGATCAGCGGCGCCGTGAAGGGCGCTGTATTGCGCTTGTGCCCACGATGGGAGCTTTGCACGCAGGGCATGAGGCGCTTGTTCGGGCGGCGCTTTCCTCTGCGGACGATGTAGTGGTGTCCATTTTTGTGAATCCGACGCAATTCGGTCCCCGGGAGGATCTGAATGACTACCCGCGTTCCTTCGATAAGGATGTGGAAATTCTTGACAGGTTGTCTTCCGGACTCACCGTGTTTGCCCCAGGGATAGAGGAGATGTACCCGGAAGGTGTGCAGGCAGACCGGATATCTGTCGATGTGGGGGATATGAACAGATATCTGTGTGGACCATTCAGGCAGGGGCACTTCGAGGGAGTGGCAACGATCGTGTTAAAGCTTTTTCATGCATGCCGCCCGCATGTGGCTGTTTTCGGGTTGAAAGATGCCCAGCAATTTGTCATTCTGAGCAGGCTGGTGCGGGAGATGCTGCTGGACATCAGCGTGGTTGGCGTGCCGACCGTTCGCGCCGCGGATGGATTAGCGTTTTCATCCCGCAACGTTTATCTGTCTCCTGTGCAGCGCAAGGCGGCGGTCGTCGTGTCGCAGGCAGTGTTTGGCGCAGAAGAGGCTATCGGGAAAGGGGAACAGCACCGGGCGGCACTGGTTGAAATCATGCGCTCGATACTCCGCCGGGAAACCGATGCACAGGTGCAATATGCGGATGTGGTGGATGCGGATACGTTGCAGCCGATCGACGAAATATCGCCCGGTCAGCACGTACTGGCGGCGGTGGCCGTCTGTTTCGGGAGCACACGACTTATCGACAGTGTTTTTACGCAAGCCCCCGCGGGTCAGCGTGTGGAAAAATATGACGAAGGAAGTTAG
- a CDS encoding aspartate 1-decarboxylase — MTVTMFKAKLQRLRVTEADLYYEGSITLDEALLEAGGILPYEKVQVVNVNNGSRLETYAIPGPAGSGIVKLNGPAARSAAKGDEVIVIAYAHMTPEEGGRHRPRVVLVDEENTPVDIKDLPAVESAGMLAF; from the coding sequence ATGACCGTTACCATGTTCAAGGCGAAGTTGCAGCGGCTTCGGGTTACCGAAGCCGACCTCTACTACGAAGGGTCCATTACACTGGACGAAGCGTTGCTTGAAGCAGGAGGGATCCTTCCCTACGAAAAGGTGCAGGTGGTGAATGTAAACAACGGTTCGCGTCTTGAGACATACGCTATCCCGGGTCCAGCCGGAAGCGGTATCGTCAAGTTGAATGGCCCCGCCGCCCGCTCAGCGGCCAAGGGGGATGAAGTGATTGTCATCGCGTATGCCCACATGACCCCCGAGGAAGGCGGCCGCCACCGTCCTCGCGTGGTTCTGGTGGACGAAGAAAACACCCCGGTGGATATAAAGGATCTTCCGGCGGTAGAGTCAGCGGGCATGCTGGCGTTCTGA
- a CDS encoding 3-hydroxybutyryl-CoA dehydrogenase (converts (S)-3-hydroxybutanoyl-CoA to 3-acetoacetyl-CoA) has product MSRCRTSVVGAGAMGCGIAHVFALHGHPVHLVDVSAAALERALVSIRRNLDRQGVAQPEDILRRIVSFSDLHEGVAHADLVIEAVPEDAALKQTVFTRLDAAAPAHAVLASNTSSISIASLASATARPEQVIGMHFFNPVPVMKLVEVVRGPATSEATFEQVFRLARDLGKEPVEVRDAPGFVSNRVLMPMINEACRCVMEGVASPESVDKVMTLGMRHPMGPLALADFIGLDVCLSIMEVLYEGLDDDRYRPCSLLREMVDAGRLGRKSGRGFYDYDAAS; this is encoded by the coding sequence ATGAGCCGGTGCAGGACATCTGTAGTGGGAGCCGGCGCAATGGGATGCGGCATTGCTCATGTCTTTGCCCTGCATGGGCATCCGGTACATCTCGTCGACGTGTCCGCGGCCGCTCTTGAACGGGCCCTTGTTTCGATCCGGCGAAATCTGGACCGCCAGGGTGTTGCCCAGCCGGAAGACATCTTGCGCCGAATTGTTTCTTTTTCCGATCTGCATGAGGGGGTGGCGCACGCCGATCTGGTTATAGAGGCCGTACCGGAGGACGCGGCGCTCAAACAAACCGTGTTCACGAGGCTGGATGCTGCGGCGCCGGCCCATGCCGTGCTGGCGAGCAACACCTCTTCCATATCCATTGCCTCGCTGGCCTCTGCGACCGCCCGCCCCGAACAGGTAATCGGTATGCATTTCTTTAATCCCGTACCGGTTATGAAGCTGGTTGAAGTCGTGCGTGGTCCGGCGACGAGCGAGGCGACATTCGAGCAAGTGTTCCGCCTCGCGCGCGATCTTGGCAAAGAGCCGGTCGAGGTGCGGGATGCTCCGGGATTCGTTTCGAACCGGGTTCTGATGCCGATGATCAACGAGGCCTGCCGCTGTGTCATGGAAGGCGTAGCATCGCCGGAGAGTGTCGATAAAGTGATGACCCTTGGAATGCGTCATCCGATGGGACCGCTTGCTCTTGCGGACTTCATCGGTCTGGATGTGTGCTTGTCGATTATGGAAGTGCTCTATGAGGGACTGGACGACGATCGATACCGGCCCTGTTCTCTTCTCAGAGAGATGGTGGATGCAGGCCGGCTGGGCCGCAAATCCGGGCGCGGGTTTTACGATTACGACGCGGCTTCCTGA
- a CDS encoding PhoH family protein, whose amino-acid sequence MAEKTLTIEGVEPLLLYGFNDAYLRKIEEAFPETHVTARGDALMLNGKKSAVEDIERIVEELVNVITRNGALTENDVDTVLALFTTGDGAGSRSTGTHHVILFTPSGKAIRATMRGQVHLVEAARSNDIVFAIGPAGTGKTYTAVALAVSALKSRKVKRIVLSRPAVEAGERLGFLPGDFREKVDPYLRPLYDALEDMLSSEKLRGLMEKKVVEIVPLAYMRGRTLNNAFVILDEAQNATSLQMKMFLTRIGVNSQAIVTGDITQTDLPAREQSGLVEVRNVLSDIEGIQFVYFDRHDVMRHRLVKNIIDAYERGGPDVRDSTPDQEAAS is encoded by the coding sequence TTGGCGGAAAAGACATTAACGATCGAAGGCGTCGAACCCCTCCTCCTGTACGGCTTCAACGACGCATATCTGCGCAAGATCGAAGAGGCCTTTCCCGAAACGCACGTCACGGCGCGCGGCGATGCGCTTATGCTCAACGGCAAAAAAAGCGCCGTGGAAGACATTGAGCGAATCGTCGAAGAACTCGTTAACGTCATTACCCGTAACGGCGCCCTGACCGAAAACGATGTAGACACCGTACTGGCTCTCTTCACCACCGGGGACGGCGCGGGTTCCCGTTCCACGGGTACGCACCATGTCATCCTGTTCACCCCCTCGGGTAAAGCCATTCGGGCAACGATGCGCGGCCAGGTCCACCTGGTGGAGGCTGCCAGGTCGAACGACATCGTTTTCGCCATTGGCCCGGCGGGCACGGGAAAAACCTACACCGCGGTTGCTCTGGCGGTATCTGCACTCAAATCACGCAAGGTGAAACGGATCGTACTGTCCCGACCGGCCGTAGAGGCCGGTGAACGGCTTGGCTTTCTGCCGGGAGATTTCCGGGAAAAGGTCGATCCATACCTGCGCCCCCTCTACGATGCCCTTGAAGACATGCTCTCCAGCGAAAAGTTGCGGGGGCTCATGGAAAAGAAAGTGGTGGAAATTGTGCCGCTGGCCTACATGCGCGGGCGTACGCTGAACAATGCGTTCGTTATTCTGGATGAGGCGCAAAACGCCACCTCGCTGCAAATGAAGATGTTTCTGACGCGTATCGGGGTAAACAGTCAGGCGATCGTCACCGGGGACATTACCCAAACGGACTTACCGGCCCGCGAGCAAAGCGGACTCGTCGAGGTCCGGAACGTGCTGTCCGACATAGAGGGCATCCAATTCGTTTACTTTGACCGCCATGACGTTATGCGTCATCGCCTCGTGAAAAACATTATCGACGCCTACGAACGCGGCGGGCCGGATGTCAGAGATAGTACGCCGGATCAGGAAGCCGCGTCGTAA
- a CDS encoding diaminopimelate epimerase, whose product MQIIVEFTKMNGAGNDFIVIDNRFYRYSDAELSGFAQRLCPRRKGIGADGLLAFNAPDDAGHDFRMRYVNADGTIGTMCGNGARCLVLFARRAGMDTSEMQIETDAGVFRAEGPEGGAVRIYQHALAGYTPHRVLRSMAEMNIADAHYIWTGTEHLVCFVDRAADIPVGTWGPAIRQDEALAPAGANIDFVEVVDDGRLLVRTYEKGVEAETLACGTGAVASAVVARMLERTDADRIDVDMPGGRLTVGFRLGERGVRDLYLEGPAEVVYRGTFEA is encoded by the coding sequence ATGCAAATCATTGTGGAATTTACAAAAATGAATGGGGCCGGAAACGATTTTATCGTCATTGACAATCGTTTCTATCGTTATTCCGATGCAGAATTGAGCGGCTTTGCCCAGCGCCTGTGCCCTCGGCGCAAAGGCATTGGTGCGGATGGCCTGCTGGCATTCAATGCTCCGGACGATGCCGGGCATGATTTTCGGATGCGTTACGTCAACGCGGACGGTACGATCGGCACCATGTGCGGAAACGGCGCCCGTTGCCTTGTGCTGTTTGCCCGGCGGGCCGGGATGGATACGTCAGAGATGCAGATCGAAACAGATGCGGGTGTTTTTCGGGCGGAAGGCCCGGAAGGCGGGGCCGTGCGCATCTACCAGCATGCGCTGGCCGGCTATACGCCGCACCGGGTACTTCGCAGCATGGCGGAAATGAACATTGCCGATGCCCATTATATCTGGACCGGTACGGAACACCTCGTGTGTTTCGTGGATCGCGCGGCCGATATTCCCGTGGGGACCTGGGGGCCGGCGATCCGGCAGGATGAAGCACTGGCTCCGGCCGGAGCCAACATCGACTTTGTCGAAGTCGTAGACGATGGTCGATTGCTTGTCCGTACCTACGAAAAAGGCGTGGAGGCGGAAACGCTGGCATGCGGTACGGGGGCGGTGGCCTCCGCTGTGGTGGCGCGTATGCTGGAACGCACAGACGCTGACCGGATCGATGTGGATATGCCCGGCGGGCGTCTGACGGTAGGATTCCGACTGGGAGAACGGGGCGTACGAGACCTTTACCTGGAAGGTCCTGCGGAGGTGGTGTATCGGGGAACCTTTGAGGCGTAA
- a CDS encoding peptidylprolyl isomerase — protein MGTMNKMRENTGIILWILVFAFGVIWVLQDSGGLDAVGIGTGVDIAAVDGDPVPYQTYVQTVQQQVQQYQDQTGESIPPQLLEQQREFIFQALVDDKLREHEMDRLGISVTGEEIYEMVTGDNPHAIIRTYFSDEQGNVDRGLLQNFIENPDASEDWIQIEDYLRSERRRQKMDNLLAATVHVTDRNVEEEYRRRNLSVNVEWAGLPYASIPNDSVVVEERDLRRFYDDHRDEYARNRAYDIAYVSQSKLPSAEDSAAVYAELERMKDSFAAAEDDSLFLLRNVSRRPFSDAWFSAGDLDTEIASVVFPNPERGSVLGPVAVGSEAHLVKIRDIRPAEDVSVRASHILLRTSDEDENIRSQLTEIRNRIQSGEVDFAEMARQYSEDGSAPQGGDLGWFGPGRMVAPFEEAAFGARVNQVVGPIKTQFGYHLIVVVARAENEVNIADFALEIDANVATLNQIQEQLEDLRYFAEETGDFDQEAQRMGMSIQRVRVEEEQVDIPGIGSGYAVLDFLETSEQNDISDIIELDETFIIVHVDEIIPEGYQSFEEVQTEIEPRTYIEKKKEVLVERLERAYESGGFDNLSSIPGIRTQNAFLTFESNVVPGLGAEPLFVGTAFALDESASSGIVAGDNSVFALRVSQINEPAPITESEQENIRQQLLQQRQNAVRTQWITSLREHADIDDFRSRFRQQQ, from the coding sequence ATGGGCACGATGAACAAGATGCGAGAGAACACAGGCATCATCCTGTGGATTCTGGTGTTCGCGTTCGGAGTAATCTGGGTGCTCCAGGATTCCGGCGGCCTGGACGCCGTCGGCATCGGCACTGGCGTAGACATTGCAGCCGTGGATGGAGATCCCGTTCCCTATCAGACATATGTCCAGACGGTACAGCAACAGGTACAGCAATATCAGGACCAGACGGGAGAATCGATACCTCCGCAACTGCTGGAGCAGCAGCGGGAGTTTATTTTCCAGGCTCTCGTTGATGACAAGTTGCGCGAACATGAGATGGATCGCCTGGGCATATCGGTTACCGGCGAGGAAATCTATGAAATGGTGACAGGCGACAATCCGCATGCGATCATCCGCACGTATTTCAGCGATGAACAAGGCAATGTGGACAGGGGCCTTCTTCAAAATTTCATTGAAAATCCGGACGCCAGCGAAGACTGGATTCAGATCGAGGACTATCTCCGTTCGGAGCGACGGCGTCAGAAGATGGACAACCTCCTCGCGGCAACGGTGCATGTCACCGATCGCAACGTAGAGGAAGAATACCGGCGCCGCAACCTGAGCGTGAATGTGGAATGGGCGGGATTGCCGTACGCGTCCATTCCAAATGACTCGGTGGTGGTTGAGGAGCGTGACCTGAGGAGATTCTATGACGATCACCGGGACGAGTACGCACGTAATCGCGCGTATGACATAGCGTATGTTTCGCAGTCCAAATTACCCTCCGCGGAAGATTCCGCCGCGGTCTATGCAGAACTCGAACGTATGAAGGACAGTTTTGCGGCGGCGGAAGACGATTCGTTATTCCTCCTTCGCAATGTGTCCCGGCGACCCTTCTCCGACGCCTGGTTCAGTGCCGGTGACCTCGATACGGAAATTGCCTCCGTGGTTTTCCCCAACCCGGAAAGGGGATCGGTGCTGGGTCCGGTCGCCGTAGGCAGTGAAGCGCACCTTGTCAAAATCAGAGACATACGACCTGCGGAAGACGTTTCCGTGCGCGCATCGCATATATTACTGCGCACCTCCGACGAGGATGAGAACATACGCAGTCAATTGACCGAGATACGCAACCGCATCCAGTCAGGGGAAGTTGATTTCGCGGAAATGGCCCGGCAATATTCCGAAGACGGATCGGCTCCGCAGGGTGGTGACCTGGGCTGGTTCGGTCCCGGCCGCATGGTGGCGCCCTTCGAAGAGGCGGCGTTCGGGGCTCGTGTAAATCAGGTCGTCGGTCCGATCAAAACGCAATTCGGGTATCACCTGATTGTTGTCGTCGCACGTGCGGAGAACGAGGTGAATATCGCGGATTTCGCTCTGGAAATCGACGCGAATGTCGCCACGCTCAACCAGATTCAGGAACAACTGGAAGACCTCCGGTACTTTGCGGAAGAGACAGGAGATTTTGACCAGGAAGCGCAACGTATGGGTATGAGCATTCAGCGGGTCCGGGTTGAAGAGGAACAGGTAGACATTCCGGGAATCGGCAGCGGGTATGCCGTGCTCGACTTTCTCGAAACGTCAGAGCAAAATGATATAAGCGACATCATCGAACTGGACGAAACCTTTATCATCGTTCATGTCGACGAGATTATACCGGAGGGCTACCAGTCTTTCGAAGAGGTACAAACGGAAATAGAACCCCGGACCTATATCGAGAAGAAAAAAGAGGTGCTCGTAGAGCGTTTGGAACGCGCTTACGAGTCCGGAGGCTTCGACAATCTTTCGAGTATACCCGGCATCCGGACGCAGAACGCTTTTTTAACCTTTGAATCGAATGTGGTCCCCGGGCTCGGCGCCGAACCCTTGTTCGTGGGGACTGCGTTTGCTCTTGACGAGAGCGCCTCTTCGGGCATCGTTGCCGGAGACAATAGCGTCTTTGCCTTGCGGGTAAGCCAGATCAACGAACCGGCGCCTATCACGGAAAGCGAACAGGAAAATATCCGGCAGCAACTATTGCAGCAGCGGCAAAACGCCGTGCGCACCCAATGGATTACATCCCTGCGCGAACATGCGGATATCGATGACTTCCGCAGTCGTTTCCGTCAGCAGCAATAG
- a CDS encoding zinc-dependent peptidase, producing the protein MQVVNRKSVVFFLVLAGVTGAGAGIATEPSTSAGWVFGVAMFILVAGWGARRPLRRLLTVRKPLSPAVVGWLRADFPFYRYVERERFERDMKIILSEWTFEGVSGVEVTDELRAAVAAGAALLLHGRPDREWPSRCTILLYPDRFDDEYAAGEDGEFEGMAHSQGPVILSVESVRQGWKNPGDGHNVVLHEMAHLLDYENNFANGAPSLIASASAAAWRELVRKEIRRVRIGRSMLRRYAAQNPAELFAVAVENFFERPDLMARRHPELFAALRNIFRIDPLTWD; encoded by the coding sequence GTGCAGGTAGTCAATCGAAAAAGCGTGGTGTTTTTCCTGGTGCTGGCGGGGGTGACAGGCGCCGGCGCAGGTATCGCGACCGAGCCATCCACCTCGGCGGGATGGGTGTTCGGCGTAGCAATGTTTATCCTTGTGGCAGGCTGGGGAGCACGGCGGCCATTGCGTCGCTTACTGACTGTACGCAAGCCGTTGTCCCCCGCTGTGGTCGGATGGCTCAGGGCGGATTTTCCTTTCTATCGTTATGTCGAACGGGAACGGTTCGAGCGCGATATGAAAATTATTCTTTCCGAATGGACCTTCGAAGGCGTATCGGGAGTGGAGGTCACCGACGAGCTGAGGGCGGCGGTTGCAGCCGGCGCCGCGCTTCTTCTGCATGGCCGGCCGGATCGGGAATGGCCTTCACGCTGCACGATATTATTGTATCCGGACCGTTTCGACGATGAGTATGCAGCCGGCGAAGACGGGGAATTCGAAGGAATGGCGCATTCGCAGGGGCCCGTGATTCTGTCCGTGGAATCCGTCCGTCAGGGATGGAAGAATCCGGGGGACGGCCATAATGTGGTGCTCCATGAAATGGCCCACCTGCTCGATTACGAAAACAACTTTGCCAACGGGGCGCCGTCTCTCATTGCTTCGGCGTCTGCGGCGGCCTGGCGGGAATTGGTGCGCAAGGAAATCCGGCGCGTGCGTATAGGCCGATCTATGCTACGACGTTACGCGGCTCAGAATCCGGCGGAATTGTTTGCCGTAGCCGTGGAGAATTTTTTCGAACGCCCCGATCTCATGGCGAGGAGACATCCGGAATTATTTGCGGCGCTCAGGAATATTTTCCGGATCGATCCGCTGACATGGGATTAG
- a CDS encoding 50S ribosomal protein L27, with protein sequence MAHKKGVGSTKNGRDSNPKMLGVKVYAGQSIQAGGIIVRQRGTKFHPGRNVGHGGDDTLFARSNGTVRFSRSRAGRRFVHVDLDGE encoded by the coding sequence ATGGCGCATAAAAAAGGCGTAGGTTCCACAAAGAACGGCCGTGACTCGAACCCCAAAATGCTGGGGGTGAAAGTCTATGCCGGCCAATCCATCCAGGCCGGCGGCATCATCGTGCGTCAACGCGGAACCAAGTTTCACCCTGGCCGCAATGTGGGTCACGGCGGAGACGACACGCTGTTCGCCAGGTCAAACGGAACCGTGCGCTTCTCACGCAGTCGTGCCGGACGACGGTTCGTGCATGTGGATCTCGACGGAGAGTGA